A part of Candidatus Paceibacterota bacterium genomic DNA contains:
- a CDS encoding cellulase family glycosylhydrolase, with amino-acid sequence MKLKVCGLMALLPLLVGAAGIPEPVLPAGVGVNIHFVTGHETDLDLIAAAGFRFVRMDFHWGAIEPRKGEYNWAGYEELLANLEKRGLRAILILDYSHSLYEEEVACPHPITGQPHKTTASPQHPESVAAFARWAAAAARHFRGRPVLWEIWNEPNGHFWSPKPDVQQYTTLALATAKAMREADPRVTIIGPASAGFPWEFLEAFFKSGVLEHLDAVSVHPYRDPKQPPETATGDFQKLRALIDSCAPPARKDRMPILSGEWGYSTHKKGVSLETQAAFAARQQLSNLLNGVPLSIWYDWKNDGPDPNENEHNFGTVMPDLAPKPAYVAIKTLTRELSGYRIARRLTLASDKDYALLCTNQAGDQKLAAWTLEEEHPVSIPLRLKGDTSPTAVNRNDETLAPRYQAGNLVLNLSSEPQYVTLGKAAIK; translated from the coding sequence ATGAAACTGAAGGTGTGCGGGCTAATGGCTCTGCTGCCGCTGTTGGTCGGCGCGGCGGGGATACCAGAGCCGGTTCTGCCAGCGGGGGTCGGGGTGAACATTCATTTTGTCACCGGCCATGAGACGGACCTGGACCTCATCGCGGCGGCGGGATTCAGATTCGTGCGGATGGACTTTCACTGGGGGGCGATCGAACCACGCAAGGGGGAATACAACTGGGCCGGCTATGAGGAATTGCTGGCGAACCTGGAGAAGCGCGGCTTGCGGGCCATCCTGATTCTCGACTACTCACACTCCCTATACGAAGAGGAAGTAGCCTGCCCGCACCCGATTACCGGACAGCCGCACAAAACCACCGCATCGCCCCAGCACCCGGAAAGCGTCGCGGCGTTCGCGCGCTGGGCGGCTGCGGCGGCCAGACATTTCCGGGGACGCCCTGTCCTCTGGGAAATCTGGAACGAGCCCAACGGCCACTTCTGGAGTCCCAAGCCCGATGTGCAGCAATACACGACACTGGCGCTGGCCACGGCCAAGGCTATGCGTGAGGCTGATCCGCGGGTAACCATCATCGGTCCCGCCTCAGCAGGGTTCCCGTGGGAGTTCCTGGAAGCCTTCTTCAAGTCTGGCGTGCTGGAGCATCTGGATGCCGTAAGCGTGCATCCTTATCGTGATCCCAAGCAGCCGCCGGAAACAGCCACCGGCGATTTCCAGAAATTGCGGGCCCTGATTGACTCCTGCGCCCCGCCCGCCAGGAAGGACCGAATGCCTATTCTCAGCGGCGAATGGGGATACTCCACGCACAAGAAGGGCGTCTCGCTGGAGACGCAAGCGGCATTCGCGGCGCGGCAACAGCTCTCCAACTTGCTCAACGGGGTGCCCCTGTCCATCTGGTATGATTGGAAGAACGACGGCCCCGACCCGAACGAAAACGAGCACAACTTCGGCACGGTAATGCCCGACTTGGCCCCCAAACCGGCCTACGTGGCCATCAAGACCCTGACTCGTGAATTGTCCGGCTATCGCATTGCGCGCAGACTGACCTTGGCCAGTGACAAAGACTACGCGCTGCTGTGCACGAATCAGGCGGGCGACCAAAAGCTTGCAGCCTGGACGCTGGAGGAAGAGCACCCGGTCAGCATCCCATTGCGTCTCAAGGGGGATACGAGTCCGACCGCGGTTAACAGGAATGACGAGACCCTGGCGCCAAGGTATCAAGCGGGTAACCTCGTGCTCAACCTCTCCTCCGAGCCGCAGTACGTGACGCTGGGCAAGGCTGCCATCAAGTAG
- a CDS encoding Hsp20/alpha crystallin family protein: MNSLIRWNRPEMTGWPAFGRLTDLRDEIDRLFDSPLAEVARSARLFSGWTPPLDLYEDKDSLVVKVELPGMKREDIEVSMHEGSLSISGERKSEEKHKADDVYRTERFFGRFQRTVVLPSPVAADKVKAQYKDGILTVTLPKTEEAKPKRIDVNVN, translated from the coding sequence ATGAACAGTCTGATAAGATGGAATAGACCGGAAATGACGGGATGGCCAGCGTTTGGGCGGTTGACCGATTTGCGGGATGAGATTGACCGTTTGTTTGATTCGCCTTTGGCCGAGGTGGCACGTTCAGCGCGCTTATTCAGTGGCTGGACGCCCCCGTTGGACCTGTACGAGGACAAGGACAGCCTGGTGGTCAAGGTGGAGCTGCCGGGAATGAAGCGGGAGGATATTGAAGTCTCGATGCACGAAGGCAGCCTGAGCATCTCCGGAGAGCGCAAGAGCGAGGAGAAGCACAAGGCAGACGATGTGTATCGGACGGAACGCTTCTTTGGGCGGTTCCAGAGGACAGTGGTTCTGCCATCGCCGGTGGCCGCCGACAAGGTCAAAGCGCAGTACAAGGATGGCATCCTGACCGTCACGTTGCCGAAGACGGAGGAAGCCAAACCGAAGCGGATTGACGTAAACGTGAACTAA